From Curtobacterium sp. MCBA15_012:
CCGCACCCGCCTGATGGCCGGCGACTTCGCGAAGGTCTACGAGGAGCTCGCCGACCACACGGTCGTGCTCGACGTGTACGGCGCCCGCGAGGACCCGGAGCCCGGCGTCACCGGTGCCCTCGTGCAGGAGCGCTTCGCCGACCAGTCGCGCGTCGAGTTCCTGCCCGACTGGGACGAGGCGGCGGCCCGTGCCGCCGCGGTCGCCCGTGACGGCGACATCATCATGACGCTCAGCTGCGGCGACGTGTACCGGATCATCCCCCAGGTGCTCGAGGCGCTCGGCAAGTGAAGCGTCCCGAGGGCTTCGACGAGCGTCCGGACCACCCGGACGCCCCGGCCGACGGTGCCGACGCGCCGCGGCAGCGTCGTGGTCCCCGGATCCCGCGGCGTGCGTCCCGCGCGGTGCCGGCGGACGGCCGGGAGGCGCAGCCCGCTCCCGCGCCGTCGGCCGCGGTCCCCGAGACGGCGGGTCGACCGCCCGGTGCCGCACCCGACGCCGGGCACGACGAGCAGGCGTCGGCCGACGGCGGGTCGGTGCGGGACCGCGCCGGTGCCGCCGCGGGCGTCGCCGGCCGCCGGCTCGGCGCCGGGCTGTCCTCGGTCGCCGAACGACTCCGTGGGTACGCTCCCGACGAGGAGCACCGTCCCGCCGGGTCCGGCCGTGCCGAGCACGCCGACGACGACCGGGGCGACGGGGGACGCGACCACGTCGCGACCGTCACCGACGTGCTCGACGCGCACCGCGCCTCCCGGCCGTCCGACGACCACGAGGACCACGCGACCCCGATCGGTGCCGGTGTCCGTGCCGCCGAGACGGCGCGCGAGGCGCGCGTCGCGAAGCGTCGGCGCCGGCTGCTCGAGCGCAACGAGGTGCGCCGGTTCACCCGGCGCTCCCGGCACCGCCGCGCCGCCTGGACCACGGCGGCCGCGGTCGTCGTGGTCTTCGGCGCCTCGTTGCTCGTCGCGGTCTACTCGCCGCTGATGGCGTTGCAGACCATCGAGATCAAGGGGACGAACCGCGTCGACGAGACCGCGCTGCGCCAGGCGCTGTCCGCGCAGCTCGGCACGCCGCTCGCCCGCCTCGACCTCGGCGAGGTCAAGCGCGAGGTGGCCGGGTTCCCGCTCATCGAGAGCTACGTGACCGAGGAGGTCCCGCCGCACACGCTCGTGGTGACGGTGACCGAGCGCACGCCCGTCGTCGCGGTGCAGTCCGGCAGCGCGTTCGACCTGGTGGACCCGGCCGGCATCGTCGTGCAGTCGTCGCCCTCGCGGCCGGACGGGGTGCCGCTCGCCGACGTGTCGCGCGCGAAGCTCGGGTCGCCGGTGTTCCGCACGATGACCGAGGTGGTGCTCGCGCTGCCGTCGGCGGTGCGGTCGCAGGTGACCGACCTGCGCGCCTCGACGGCCGACGACGTGACGCTCACGCTGCGCGACGGGTCGAACGTCGTGTGGGGGAGCCCGGAGGACTCCGAGGCGAAGGCGGCGCTGCTCGCCGCGCTCGTCAAGGACCACGAGGGCCGCGCCCCGGGGACGCCGGTCGAGTACGACGTGTCCGCGCCGGACAACGGGATCGTCCGCGCGAAGCAGTGAGCCGGGCGACGGGATCGTCCGCGCGGAGCAGTGAGCCGGGTGACGGGATCGTCCGCGCGGAGCAGTGAGCCGGGCCGCACGGCCCGGGTGGCGGGGCGTGCGGCGGACCGACCGCGGATGGCTTGTCCGGGTGCCGGAATTGCGGAACCCGAATGACGACACGCGGCGTGGCGGGGCGACAGGGCTCCCGGGGCACCCGTAGCGTCGTCGGAGCACCACATCTACCAGCAAGACCCCTGAACTTCAAGTAGAGGTTGAGGGTTTCGACCGGAGGCCCGACTGACGTGACCACGAACCACAACTACCTCGCCGTCATCAAGGTCGTCGGCGTCGGCGGCGGCGGCGTGAACGCCGTGAACCGCATGATCGAGCTCGGCCTCCGCGGCGTCGAGTTCATCGCGATCAACACCGACGCCCAGGCGCTCCTGCTCAGCGACGCCGACGTGAAGCTCGACGTGGGTCGTGAGATCACGCGCGGCCTCGGTGCCGGCGCGGACCCCGAGGTCGGCCGTCGTGCCGCCGAGGACCACGCCGAGGAGATCGAGGAAGCCCTCGCGGGCGCCGACATGGTCTTCGTCACCGCAGGCGAGGGCGGCGGCACCGGTACGGGTGGTGCGCCGGTCGTCGCACGCATCGCGAAGTCGATCGGCGCGCTCACCATCGGCGTCGTCACGAAGCCGTTCAGCTTCGAGGGCAAGCGTCGCCAGTCCCAGGCCGAGAACGGCGTCGCCGGACTCAAGGACGAGGTCGACACGCTCATCGTCGTCCCGAACGACCGCCTGCTCGAGATCTCCGACCGCGGCATCTCCATGGTCGAGGCCTTCGCGACCGCCGACCAGGTGCTGCTCGCCGGCGTGCAGGGCATCACCGACCTCATCACGACCCCGGGTCTGATCAACCTCGACTTCGCCGACGTCAAGTCGGTCATGCAGGGTGCCGGTTCCGCGCTCATGGGCATCGGTTCGTCCCGCGGGGCCGACCGGGCGATCAAGGCCGCCGAGCTCGCCGTGGCCTCGCCGCTGCTCGAGGCCT
This genomic window contains:
- a CDS encoding FtsQ-type POTRA domain-containing protein is translated as MKRPEGFDERPDHPDAPADGADAPRQRRGPRIPRRASRAVPADGREAQPAPAPSAAVPETAGRPPGAAPDAGHDEQASADGGSVRDRAGAAAGVAGRRLGAGLSSVAERLRGYAPDEEHRPAGSGRAEHADDDRGDGGRDHVATVTDVLDAHRASRPSDDHEDHATPIGAGVRAAETAREARVAKRRRRLLERNEVRRFTRRSRHRRAAWTTAAAVVVVFGASLLVAVYSPLMALQTIEIKGTNRVDETALRQALSAQLGTPLARLDLGEVKREVAGFPLIESYVTEEVPPHTLVVTVTERTPVVAVQSGSAFDLVDPAGIVVQSSPSRPDGVPLADVSRAKLGSPVFRTMTEVVLALPSAVRSQVTDLRASTADDVTLTLRDGSNVVWGSPEDSEAKAALLAALVKDHEGRAPGTPVEYDVSAPDNGIVRAKQ
- the ftsZ gene encoding cell division protein FtsZ — its product is MTTNHNYLAVIKVVGVGGGGVNAVNRMIELGLRGVEFIAINTDAQALLLSDADVKLDVGREITRGLGAGADPEVGRRAAEDHAEEIEEALAGADMVFVTAGEGGGTGTGGAPVVARIAKSIGALTIGVVTKPFSFEGKRRQSQAENGVAGLKDEVDTLIVVPNDRLLEISDRGISMVEAFATADQVLLAGVQGITDLITTPGLINLDFADVKSVMQGAGSALMGIGSSRGADRAIKAAELAVASPLLEASIDGAHGVLLSIQGGSNLGIFEINDAARLVQEAVHPEANIIFGAVIDDTLGDEVRVTVIAAGFDGGEPSAQQKERRSSWVDPEGGSSAPASSGATGSIEDTATSTPSWASQQHEAPAQRAADPAFDGDDELDVPDFLK